Proteins from a single region of Streptomyces spinoverrucosus:
- a CDS encoding MbtH family protein, producing MANPFDDTDGTFLVLVNDEGQHSLWPAFAAVPDGWQRVFGEASRQECLDHVERAWTDLRPRSLVEAPQSTPS from the coding sequence ATGGCCAACCCATTCGACGACACCGACGGCACGTTCCTCGTCCTGGTCAACGACGAAGGACAGCACTCCCTGTGGCCGGCCTTCGCCGCCGTCCCCGACGGCTGGCAGCGCGTCTTCGGTGAGGCGAGCCGTCAGGAGTGCCTGGACCACGTCGAGCGGGCGTGGACCGACCTGCGGCCGCGCTCGCTCGTCGAGGCACCGCAGAGCACCCCCAGCTGA
- a CDS encoding non-ribosomal peptide synthetase has product MTADAVQARLTDLFREVLGVPGLGPDDSFFDHGDSLLAARLIMRVRGEFGQNVPLPWLFEGRTAAALAERITRTPEQSAAPEPIERVDSRRPVPLSHAQERLWFLHLLDPSDPAYNEPLSYRVRGALDTAALRAALQQVMDRHEPLRTQVALGDDGETPVLLVREDVVCALDVQDLRVAYAEGGEPWLRETLRARIRHPFDLTKAPLVRGHAFRIGDDEWALLFTLHHIVTDGWSNTVFLEELSAGYRQAREGRPTDDLGALPVRFSDYAAWERRMVGEGLERGLRFWEEELREAPNAPALRTDLPRGDALSTRGDAVLHDLDAATSARIADVARRCGVSTYSLTLAVFTLLMHRWTGEADVVVGTPVAGRHHPDLERLIGFFVNTLPVRSGYDGRDTFAAHAARIEATVRRASAYDHIPFDRIVNRVSGGHSGYQPLPQVVFAYQNDFDRRLALDGLDVELSHVPNGSARFEMTLFMAVAPGGALECELEYNTDLFTRDTAQRFLDVYRHLLAGVLEDPYRPLSRYPLVPPAEHRRLAAWNDTGMPFPDRTCLHHLVAEQAARTPDAVAVVHGHTHLTYGALDARANRLARHLRALGAGADAVVGICMDRSVEMVVGLLGILKAGAAYLPLDPTSPRHRLETISEDARSRWCLSLERHRDGVPDVPHRVFLDTDREATDAHDPTPPDAPVYPDDLVSVYYTSGSTGRPKGVANTHRGWVNRMAFLQRRHRLHPGETVLHKTTLSFDDAALEIFWPLLHGGRVALIDPELHRDPREIVDAAIRSRTIHLQLVPSMLAMVVDTVDALDPDTRALLSALRTTVSSGEALSGELVRRHGESLPGTLHNTWGATEVSIDSTTHACTAADVDTAGAVSVGLPFDNNQIHVLDAHHQEVPVGVVGDLYIGGIGLARGYLGDPARTAAAFVPSPYAPGERLYRTGDRGYRRPDGTLMFVGRTDHQVKIRGMRVELGEIDAVLTRHPDVRESLTVVQESTSGVKRLVAYVVAAGAAQAPTPTALRRHVGDLLPDYMVPSFVLVLDAFPLTPNGKVDRRALPEPDRLRDHSDLEFVAPQGPVQENIARIWGDLLGVDKVGALDNFFALGGHSLVATRLVSRVHQCFGVELPLKDVFGSPTVEALAQDVERLLAERVEAMTEAEVRELFERLGG; this is encoded by the coding sequence GCACCGCCGCCGCCCTGGCCGAGCGCATCACCCGCACGCCCGAGCAGTCGGCCGCGCCCGAGCCGATCGAGCGCGTCGACAGTCGGCGCCCCGTTCCGCTGTCGCACGCCCAGGAGCGGCTGTGGTTCCTGCATCTCCTCGACCCCTCGGACCCCGCCTACAACGAGCCGCTCTCCTACCGGGTGCGCGGAGCACTGGACACGGCGGCGCTGCGGGCGGCGCTCCAGCAGGTGATGGACCGGCACGAGCCGCTGCGCACCCAGGTCGCGCTGGGCGACGACGGTGAGACGCCCGTCCTGCTGGTGCGTGAGGACGTGGTCTGCGCCCTCGACGTACAGGACCTGCGCGTCGCGTACGCCGAGGGCGGCGAGCCGTGGCTGCGCGAGACGCTCCGCGCCCGGATCCGCCACCCCTTCGATCTGACCAAGGCGCCGCTGGTGCGCGGCCACGCCTTCCGGATCGGCGACGACGAGTGGGCGTTGCTGTTCACGCTCCACCACATCGTCACCGACGGCTGGTCCAACACCGTCTTCCTCGAAGAGCTGAGCGCCGGCTACCGGCAGGCCCGTGAGGGCCGCCCCACCGACGACCTCGGCGCGCTGCCCGTCCGGTTCTCCGACTACGCCGCCTGGGAGCGGCGCATGGTGGGCGAGGGCCTGGAGCGCGGGCTGCGCTTCTGGGAGGAGGAACTGCGCGAGGCACCCAACGCCCCGGCGCTGCGCACCGACCTGCCGCGCGGCGACGCCCTGTCCACGCGCGGCGACGCCGTGCTGCACGATCTGGACGCCGCCACCTCCGCGCGGATCGCCGACGTGGCCCGGCGGTGCGGGGTGTCGACGTACTCGCTGACGCTGGCCGTGTTCACGCTGCTGATGCACCGCTGGACCGGCGAGGCGGACGTCGTAGTCGGCACGCCCGTCGCGGGCCGCCACCACCCCGACCTGGAGCGGCTGATCGGATTCTTCGTCAACACCCTGCCGGTCAGGTCGGGGTACGACGGGCGGGACACGTTCGCCGCCCACGCCGCCCGCATCGAGGCGACGGTGCGGCGCGCGTCCGCGTACGACCACATCCCTTTCGACCGCATCGTCAACCGGGTCAGCGGCGGCCACAGCGGCTACCAGCCGCTGCCCCAGGTGGTCTTCGCCTACCAGAACGACTTCGACCGCAGGCTCGCCCTCGACGGCCTGGACGTCGAGCTGTCGCACGTGCCGAACGGCTCCGCGCGGTTCGAGATGACGTTGTTCATGGCCGTCGCGCCGGGTGGCGCCCTGGAGTGCGAACTGGAGTACAACACCGACCTGTTCACGCGGGACACCGCGCAGCGCTTCCTCGACGTCTACCGGCACCTGCTGGCCGGCGTCCTCGAGGACCCGTACCGGCCGCTGTCCCGGTACCCGCTGGTCCCGCCCGCCGAACACCGGCGGCTGGCCGCCTGGAACGACACCGGCATGCCGTTCCCCGACCGGACGTGTCTGCATCATCTGGTCGCGGAGCAGGCGGCACGGACCCCCGACGCCGTCGCCGTCGTCCACGGCCACACCCACCTGACCTACGGTGCGCTGGACGCCCGGGCCAACCGGCTGGCCCGCCACCTGCGGGCCCTGGGCGCGGGCGCCGACGCGGTCGTCGGCATCTGCATGGACCGCTCCGTGGAGATGGTCGTGGGGCTGCTGGGCATCCTCAAGGCGGGCGCCGCCTATCTGCCGCTGGACCCCACCTCGCCGCGCCACCGCCTGGAGACGATCAGCGAGGACGCCCGCTCCCGCTGGTGTCTGAGCCTGGAACGGCACCGCGACGGCGTCCCGGACGTCCCCCACCGGGTGTTCCTGGACACCGACCGGGAGGCGACCGACGCCCACGACCCGACACCGCCCGACGCACCCGTGTACCCGGACGACCTGGTGTCCGTGTACTACACGTCCGGCTCCACCGGCCGCCCCAAGGGCGTGGCCAACACCCATCGGGGCTGGGTCAACCGCATGGCGTTCCTCCAGCGCCGGCACCGGCTGCACCCGGGCGAGACCGTCCTGCACAAGACCACGTTGAGCTTCGACGACGCGGCCCTGGAGATCTTCTGGCCGCTGCTGCACGGCGGCCGTGTCGCCCTGATCGACCCCGAACTGCACCGCGACCCGCGCGAGATCGTCGACGCCGCGATCCGCAGCCGCACCATCCATCTGCAGCTCGTGCCCAGCATGCTCGCGATGGTCGTCGACACCGTCGACGCCCTGGACCCGGACACCCGCGCCCTGCTGAGCGCCCTGCGCACCACCGTCTCCAGCGGCGAGGCGCTCTCCGGCGAACTGGTGCGCCGCCACGGGGAGTCGCTGCCCGGCACCCTGCACAACACCTGGGGCGCCACCGAGGTCTCCATCGACTCCACCACGCACGCCTGCACCGCCGCCGACGTCGACACGGCCGGCGCGGTCAGCGTGGGCCTGCCGTTCGACAACAACCAGATCCATGTGCTCGACGCCCACCACCAGGAAGTACCGGTGGGCGTCGTCGGGGACCTGTACATCGGCGGCATCGGCCTGGCCCGCGGCTACCTCGGCGACCCGGCCAGGACGGCGGCGGCGTTCGTGCCCAGCCCGTACGCGCCCGGCGAGCGCCTGTACCGCACGGGCGACCGCGGTTACCGGCGCCCCGACGGCACCCTCATGTTCGTCGGCCGCACCGACCACCAGGTCAAGATCCGGGGCATGCGGGTCGAACTCGGCGAGATCGACGCCGTCCTCACCCGGCACCCGGACGTCAGGGAGTCCCTCACCGTCGTCCAGGAGTCGACGTCCGGGGTCAAACGGCTCGTCGCCTATGTCGTGGCGGCCGGCGCGGCGCAGGCGCCGACTCCGACGGCGCTGCGCCGGCACGTCGGCGACCTGCTGCCGGACTACATGGTCCCCTCGTTCGTGCTGGTCCTCGACGCCTTCCCGCTCACCCCGAACGGCAAGGTGGACCGCAGGGCGCTGCCCGAGCCGGACCGGCTGCGCGACCACTCGGACCTGGAGTTCGTGGCGCCCCAGGGCCCGGTGCAGGAGAACATCGCCCGGATCTGGGGCGACCTGCTGGGCGTCGACAAGGTCGGCGCGCTCGACAACTTCTTCGCGTTGGGCGGCCATTCGCTGGTGGCGACCCGGCTCGTCTCCCGCGTCCACCAGTGTTTCGGCGTCGAACTGCCGCTCAAGGACGTCTTCGGCAGCCCGACCGTCGAGGCCCTGGCGCAGGACGTGGAACGGCTCCTGGCCGAGCGGGTCGAGGCCATGACGGAGGCCGAAGTCAGGGAGCTGTTCGAGCGGTTGGGCGGCTGA